A window from Candidatus Baltobacteraceae bacterium encodes these proteins:
- a CDS encoding glycine zipper domain-containing protein, translating into MRPIFIAATMAVALISTSLTALAAPTAGTTLNGTMTQSIDTKSAYVGQSVELTNVSSSDGSGAIRGGKIYGHVTRVVHAGQGRKAQLQITFDRLVLPSGSTYAVDGIVTGMQANTKNNTVKEAAGAVGGMILGNIVGKTVFHTGVGGLLGAAGGYIIARNNRENMSVPQGSVVKVKLLAARRQAHH; encoded by the coding sequence GTGCGTCCTATCTTTATCGCGGCCACCATGGCCGTCGCACTCATCTCGACCAGCCTAACGGCGCTTGCCGCGCCGACGGCCGGAACAACTCTTAATGGTACGATGACTCAGTCGATCGACACCAAATCGGCCTACGTCGGCCAAAGCGTCGAGCTTACGAACGTCTCGTCGTCCGATGGCAGCGGCGCCATTCGCGGAGGAAAGATCTACGGGCACGTTACCCGGGTCGTCCACGCCGGTCAAGGGCGTAAGGCTCAGCTCCAAATCACCTTCGATCGTCTCGTATTGCCGAGCGGTTCGACCTACGCGGTCGACGGTATCGTAACCGGCATGCAGGCGAACACCAAAAACAACACCGTGAAGGAAGCTGCCGGCGCCGTCGGCGGTATGATCCTCGGCAACATCGTCGGTAAGACGGTCTTCCACACCGGCGTAGGCGGTCTGCTCGGCGCGGCCGGCGGATACATCATCGCGCGCAACAACCGCGAGAACATGTCGGTACCGCAGGGCTCGGTCGTCAAGGTCAAGCTGCTCGCCGCTCGCCGTCAGGCCCACCACTAA
- a CDS encoding ABC transporter substrate-binding protein, producing the protein MRIADQKFPPRAGWLGRLTAAALALSLMPGAVTAATGTLRIGSDISYAPLEFYAGSAKRVDGFDYDLAQELGRHMGMRVTFANHDFNTLVKALDAGTFDAVLSAMSDTRAREKQVDFIDYFLAGSGILVVRGNPRDVFNLAGLCGLRVDLQKGTSQQSALENQSKSCTGVHLGAVRVAAFGTDADALKALLAGKSDAHVSDYPVVAYLAKTLGNGTSYEVAGRQFGVVPYGIAVAKGRSSMRDHLQRALQATIRDGSYDRLLKKWGLQQGAMRSAPVNAGTLFQ; encoded by the coding sequence ATGAGAATCGCTGACCAGAAGTTCCCTCCCAGAGCCGGGTGGCTGGGCCGCCTCACAGCCGCGGCCTTGGCGCTCTCTTTGATGCCGGGAGCCGTTACGGCGGCGACCGGGACGCTGCGAATCGGATCCGATATTTCCTACGCTCCGCTGGAATTCTATGCGGGCAGTGCGAAGCGGGTCGACGGTTTCGACTACGATCTCGCCCAAGAACTGGGCCGGCACATGGGCATGCGCGTGACCTTCGCCAATCACGATTTCAACACGCTCGTGAAGGCGCTCGACGCGGGTACGTTCGACGCCGTGCTCTCCGCGATGTCGGACACGCGCGCGCGAGAGAAGCAGGTCGATTTCATCGATTACTTTTTGGCGGGCAGCGGAATCCTGGTGGTTCGCGGCAATCCGCGCGACGTGTTTAACCTCGCCGGGTTATGCGGATTACGAGTCGATTTGCAGAAGGGCACCTCACAACAGAGCGCGCTCGAAAACCAATCGAAATCCTGTACCGGCGTTCATTTAGGTGCCGTTCGCGTTGCGGCGTTTGGCACCGACGCCGACGCACTTAAGGCGCTGCTCGCCGGCAAATCCGACGCGCACGTCTCCGACTACCCGGTGGTCGCGTATCTCGCCAAAACGCTCGGGAACGGCACGAGCTATGAGGTTGCCGGACGCCAATTCGGCGTGGTTCCCTACGGCATCGCGGTCGCCAAAGGCCGGTCTTCCATGCGCGACCATCTGCAGCGTGCGCTGCAGGCGACGATCCGCGACGGTAGCTACGATCGACTGCTCAAGAAGTGGGGACTGCAGCAGGGCGCGATGCGTTCGGCTCCCGTCAACGCCGGCACGCTCTTCCAGTAG
- a CDS encoding DUF5069 domain-containing protein — protein sequence MATDFRDGKTFPRRGRQPIGEFLWLARVFDKARAGANGTIHDYIYPCPMDQGVFERWGLTSSDFDRAIAGAPTDEAIYQWVKARVAPDRAQAANDWLMVEKIENLDRQDSEEGVPANA from the coding sequence ATGGCTACAGATTTTCGCGACGGCAAAACCTTTCCGCGTCGGGGACGCCAGCCGATCGGCGAGTTCCTCTGGCTCGCTCGCGTATTCGACAAGGCGCGCGCCGGCGCGAACGGCACGATCCACGACTACATCTATCCCTGCCCGATGGACCAAGGCGTCTTCGAGCGCTGGGGGCTGACCTCGTCCGATTTCGATCGAGCGATCGCCGGCGCCCCGACCGACGAGGCAATCTATCAGTGGGTCAAGGCTCGCGTCGCGCCCGACCGGGCGCAGGCCGCCAACGATTGGCTGATGGTCGAGAAGATCGAGAACCTCGACCGGCAAGATTCCGAGGAAGGCGTTCCCGCGAACGCCTGA
- a CDS encoding DUF4239 domain-containing protein: MTWIYAVPSWVLAPVAIAAFCAIAAIGLSLARRHLVRNETITHNDVAGPILATIGTVLAVMLSFMVVSVWQQYETSANTVEREASAASDIHHLADLLTAPTRNRLKAEVDRYILLVINDEFPAMRHGRSSTDASYAAYRIYGIVAAFSPASSAQTQLQAQALELAHTLTDARRSRLHDNATGIPPILWAAMLFMGALTVGFCYFFRIDSARAHLWMVVAMTSVIAVTFVLIAELDYPYRGDTGIGPQAFVAAYARIHNLER, encoded by the coding sequence GTGACCTGGATCTACGCCGTTCCGTCCTGGGTCCTTGCGCCCGTTGCGATCGCCGCCTTCTGCGCGATCGCCGCGATCGGCCTCTCGCTCGCGCGCCGTCACCTGGTTCGCAACGAAACCATCACGCACAACGACGTCGCCGGGCCCATACTCGCGACGATCGGCACGGTGCTCGCGGTGATGCTCTCGTTCATGGTCGTCTCGGTTTGGCAGCAATACGAAACCTCGGCCAATACCGTCGAACGCGAAGCTAGCGCGGCATCGGACATCCATCATCTGGCCGACCTGTTGACGGCACCCACGCGCAACCGCCTCAAGGCCGAAGTCGATCGATACATCCTGCTCGTCATCAACGACGAGTTCCCCGCCATGCGCCACGGCCGCTCCAGTACCGATGCCTCGTACGCCGCCTATCGCATCTATGGCATCGTGGCGGCGTTTTCACCCGCGTCTTCCGCGCAGACGCAACTGCAAGCGCAGGCGCTCGAACTGGCGCACACGCTGACCGACGCACGGCGCAGCCGTCTCCACGACAACGCGACCGGCATCCCGCCGATTCTCTGGGCGGCGATGCTTTTTATGGGCGCGTTGACCGTCGGCTTCTGCTACTTCTTTCGCATCGACAGCGCGCGGGCACATCTCTGGATGGTCGTTGCCATGACCTCGGTGATCGCGGTCACCTTCGTGCTAATCGCGGAGCTCGATTATCCGTATCGCGGAGATACGGGGATCGGCCCGCAAGCGTTCGTTGCGGCCTACGCGCGAATTCATAATCTCGAACGCTAG
- a CDS encoding 2-dehydropantoate 2-reductase, whose product MRQFESARRLKFCERSVRVAVVGAGAIGGFIAGALARAGVDVAVVARGAHLEAIKRNGLRVRGELGDFTVDVPASSDLRELGSFDFILVTLKAHQWDAVLPQFEPFLHTEATIVPMQNGIPFWYFPDRSLHSVDPGGRLRHMFSDDRVLGAVVHASGNIPEPGVVAQMGGKLYPIGEIDGRCSDRVERFSALLIAAGLEAPIEPAIRRALWRKLLGNVSLNPVSALTRSSVAAMIDDPQTRALLRALMEETIAVASAVGCDPQIDAEERIGFASRLGNVKTSMLQDLEAGRTLELDPIVGAVVELAREYGVAATHIETVYALTNRLNAQSHASTSSA is encoded by the coding sequence ATTCGGCAGTTCGAATCTGCCCGTCGCCTAAAATTTTGTGAGAGAAGCGTGCGAGTAGCAGTAGTAGGTGCCGGCGCGATCGGCGGATTCATCGCTGGAGCTCTGGCCCGCGCGGGCGTCGACGTCGCGGTCGTCGCGCGCGGCGCGCACCTGGAAGCCATCAAGCGCAACGGCCTGCGCGTACGTGGCGAACTCGGCGATTTCACGGTGGACGTGCCGGCCTCGTCGGATCTGCGCGAACTCGGCTCCTTCGACTTTATTTTAGTGACGCTGAAAGCGCATCAGTGGGATGCGGTTCTGCCGCAGTTCGAACCGTTTCTACACACGGAAGCCACGATCGTTCCGATGCAAAACGGCATTCCGTTTTGGTATTTTCCGGATCGTTCGCTGCACAGCGTGGATCCGGGCGGCCGGCTGCGGCACATGTTTTCGGACGACCGAGTCTTGGGCGCGGTCGTTCACGCGTCGGGCAATATCCCCGAACCGGGCGTCGTCGCGCAGATGGGCGGCAAACTCTATCCGATCGGGGAAATCGACGGCCGGTGCAGCGATCGCGTCGAGCGGTTCTCCGCTCTGTTGATCGCCGCGGGGCTCGAAGCGCCGATCGAGCCGGCGATTCGCCGCGCGCTTTGGCGCAAACTCTTGGGCAACGTCTCGCTCAATCCGGTCAGCGCGCTCACGCGCTCGAGCGTCGCCGCGATGATCGACGACCCGCAGACTCGCGCGCTCTTGCGAGCTTTGATGGAAGAAACGATCGCGGTCGCCTCGGCCGTGGGGTGCGATCCGCAGATCGATGCCGAAGAACGCATCGGCTTTGCGTCGCGGCTCGGCAACGTTAAGACCTCGATGCTGCAGGATCTCGAAGCCGGACGCACGCTCGAACTCGACCCAATCGTCGGCGCGGTCGTGGAACTCGCCCGCGAATACGGCGTCGCCGCAACCCACATTGAAACCGTCTACGCCCTAACCAACCGCCTCAACGCCCAATCGCATGCTTCGACAAGCTCAGCATGA